From a region of the Impatiens glandulifera chromosome 4, dImpGla2.1, whole genome shotgun sequence genome:
- the LOC124934843 gene encoding uncharacterized protein LOC124934843: MDMVKPDSVRSWGYAVPLGGRKKTVGKKAAPAKEQAESKGKEKIIFSEPPQPTEEEESASTSERTGSEKTDDEEQSDQSPDNDSTGANLETTEGGEEGGAEGSKEICNEEEEEDEEAEADRITLKLLKGTEQRAEKIGEIYLEWHEHRFGKRYRDILPGYTDEECLQRLKEVEDVVMDLTKSDTIEEVLHRTYLLRPQAQLRKLTIQIQKITTRFEEVASEDTLTPLVLERLEKARGELIQEIDRLEARYGQREIPHYTAPQIDRSPAHSPTPPRATSATDESDERTDPPHTGQSPLKQPEVSEPGVTKEWVKSQIDEDQREEAVLRSKHLKRTVILEDTTSEIKENFARLERETDERVTEVTKNLVGTTLDRVSDLKKKNAGLKDELKALTAQVAELLQAKMNADAAAIEDALDDEARKEKEPPQHTEEEEAERIRRAEAKFPGFAKKAAAQAAKDAARLERESQRLESFAADNKKKKAASSVSVPTKRKREPSKKVQIADLLNEVTETVIESIP, encoded by the exons ATGGATATGGTGAAGCCGGATTCGGtccggtcatggggatatgctgttcctctcg gtggccgaaagaagacagTCGGCAAGAAAGCGGCCCCAGCGAAAGAACAGGCCGAGagcaaaggaaaagagaaaataatctTCTCGGAACCGCCACAGCCAACGGAGGAGGAAGAGTCGGCCTCCACATCTGAACGAACCGGATCTGAAAAGACCGATGATGAAGAGCAGTCGGACCAAAGTCCCGACAATGACAGTACGGGTGCAAATCTTGAGACCACCGAAGGCGGTGAAGAAGGCGGTGCAGAAGGCAGTAAAGAAATCTGTAacgaagaggaggaggaggacgaagaagcagaggccgatagaaTAACGCTCAAACTCCTAAAGGGCACTGAACAGCGAGCCGAGAAGATTGGGGAGATATACctggaatggcacgagcaccggttcggcaAACGGTATAGGGACATCCTACCGGGCTACACAGACGAGGAATGCCTCCAAAGACTGAAGGAAGTGGAGGACGTGGTCATGGATCTCACGAAATCCGATACCATTGAAGAGGTCCTACACCGAACCTATCTCTTAAGACCGCAAGCACAGCTGCGGAAGCTAACTATACAGATCCAGAAGATTACGACACGGTTCGAAGAGGTAGCATCGGAGGACACCTTAACACCGTTAGTGTtggaaaggcttgaaaaagcgaGAGGAGAACTCATCCAAGAAATTGACCGGCTGGAGGCGAGGTACGGACAAAGGGAAATACCGCACTATACAGCTCCCCAGATCGATAGGAGTCCAGCTCACAGTCCAACACCTCCGAGAGCGACTTCTGCTACAGATGAATCCGATGAAAGGACGGACCCTCCTCACACCGGGCAATCTCCACTTAaacaaccggaagtctccgaaCCGGGTGTCACAAAAGAATGGGTTAAGAGCC AAATCGATGAAGATCAACGGGAAGAAGCAGTTCTGCGCAGCAAACACCTTAAGCGAACCGTAATTTTGGAGGATACGACCTCCGAGATAAAAGAGAACTTTGcccggcttgaaagagagaccgatgaACGAGTGACAGAAGTTACTAAGAATCTAGTCGGTACAACACTTGATAGGGTCTCCGATCTTAAAAAGAAGAATGCGGGTCTCAAGGACGAACTTAAGGCGCTCACCGCACAAGTTGCCGAATTGCTCCAAGCCAAGATGaatgcggatgccgcggctatagag gatgcgctggacgacgAAGCAAGAAAAGAGAAGGAGCCACCGCAACAtaccgaagaggaggaagccGAGCGAATTCGAAGGGCAGAGGCTAAGTTTCCAGGATTTGCAAAGAAGgcagccgctcaagctgcgaaggatgcTGCGCGGTTAGAAAGGGAAAGTCAGAGGCTAGAAAGCTTTGCGGCcgataacaaaaagaaaaaggcgGCCTCTTCCGTTTCAGTTCCGACAAAGCGAAAGAGGGAACCTtcaaagaaagttcaaatagccgaCCTGCTGAATGAGGTCACTGAGACGGTCATTGAGAGTATACCGTAG